The Gemmatimonadaceae bacterium DNA window GAAATCCGCGAAGCAGGCCGTGCCGTTGAAATGTGCCACGTCTTGCCCGCGAGCACGCAACCGCGAGCCACCCGCAGGCAGGCGGTTGCGGTACGTCGTGCGCTCCAGACGGTCGCAGAGCACAGGGTGACCTTCGAGGCACGACGGGCAGACGCCGCACGCGGGCGCCCAGCAGAAAACGACGTGGTCGCCCGCGCGCAGCCGAGTCACGCCTGCGCCCACTTCGCGCACTACGCCTGCGCCTTCGTGCCCGA harbors:
- a CDS encoding alcohol dehydrogenase catalytic domain-containing protein; this encodes MNIKAAILWEQGAPLSVEEAELEAPRAGEVLVELKAAGVCHSDLHPARGDWPARTPLVLGHEGAGVVREVGAGVTRLRAGDHVVFCWAPACGVCPSCLEGHPVLCDRLERTTYRNRLPAGGSRLRARGQDVAHFNGTACFADF